One window from the genome of Solea senegalensis isolate Sse05_10M unplaced genomic scaffold, IFAPA_SoseM_1 scf7180000017656, whole genome shotgun sequence encodes:
- the LOC122764769 gene encoding F-actin-uncapping protein LRRC16A isoform X1, giving the protein MTDISHELLESVREAVGRKVKLTLRRKVQLEVKGDKVENKVLALASHRAYLLTARVPSKVEHSFSYLDVQGISSNKPTQLVLEHERGPWSLRLSSVEEVDEVIAHIGCCLHRICPTGSPVKVMRKLSLKPPERTTALQTMWDDHGSTDVGPCGGFSHQYWCVCDHLGLPYREEVQWDVDTIYLTQDTRELNLQDFIHLENRYEHNTV; this is encoded by the exons ATGACGGACATCAGTCACGAGCTGCTGG AGAGTGTGCGGGAGGCCGTGGGTCGGAAGGTGAAGTTGACCCTGAGGCGGAAAGTCCAGctggaggtcaaaggtgacaAAGTGGAGAACAAGGTTCTG gcTCTGGCGTCACATCGAGCGTACCTGCTGACAGCCCGAGTCCCATCTAAG GTTGAACATTCCTTCAGTTACCTGGACGTCCAGGGAATCAGCAGCAACAAGCCCActcag ctggtgCTGGAGCACGAGCGCGGTCCATGGAGTCTCCGGCTGAGCTCGGTGGAGGAAGTGGACGAGGTCATCGCTCACATCGGCTGCTGTCTGCACCGCATCTGCCCGACAGGTTCACCTGT AAAGGTGATGAGGAAGTTAAGTCTGAAGCCTCCAGAGCGGACGACCGCCCTCCAGACGATGTGGGACGATCATGGCTCGACGGACGTGGGACCCTGCG GAGGCTTCTCTCATCagtactggtgtgtgtgtgatcacctGGGTCTGCCCTACAGAGAGGAAGTCCAGTGG GACGTGGACACCATCTATCTCACTCAGGACACCAGAGAGCTCAACCTGCAGGACTTCATTCACCTGGAGAACAGGTATGAACACAACACTGTatga
- the LOC122764769 gene encoding F-actin-uncapping protein LRRC16A isoform X2: MTDISHELLESVREAVGRKVKLTLRRKVQLEVKGDKVENKVLALASHRAYLLTARVPSKVEHSFSYLDVQGISSNKPTQLVLEHERGPWSLRLSSVEEVDEVIAHIGCCLHRICPTGSPVKKGDEEVKSEASRADDRPPDDVGRSWLDGRGTLRRLLSSVLVCV, from the exons ATGACGGACATCAGTCACGAGCTGCTGG AGAGTGTGCGGGAGGCCGTGGGTCGGAAGGTGAAGTTGACCCTGAGGCGGAAAGTCCAGctggaggtcaaaggtgacaAAGTGGAGAACAAGGTTCTG gcTCTGGCGTCACATCGAGCGTACCTGCTGACAGCCCGAGTCCCATCTAAG GTTGAACATTCCTTCAGTTACCTGGACGTCCAGGGAATCAGCAGCAACAAGCCCActcag ctggtgCTGGAGCACGAGCGCGGTCCATGGAGTCTCCGGCTGAGCTCGGTGGAGGAAGTGGACGAGGTCATCGCTCACATCGGCTGCTGTCTGCACCGCATCTGCCCGACAGGTTCACCTGT GAAGAAAGGTGATGAGGAAGTTAAGTCTGAAGCCTCCAGAGCGGACGACCGCCCTCCAGACGATGTGGGACGATCATGGCTCGACGGACGTGGGACCCTGCG GAGGCTTCTCTCATCagtactggtgtgtgtgtga
- the LOC122764772 gene encoding tumor necrosis factor receptor superfamily member 11B-like, giving the protein MTPLPLLTLALLAGLVSLTDSATAPLLTFRLNDPVSGRVLECDRCPPGTHLGAHCTPVRRSVCVQCPTGSFTERWNYIDRCLRCGVCAQNQVVRQECNATNNCQCECKQGFYYVTDMDMCLQHRDCPPGEGALTAGTPDKDTECHVCPDGTFSDVFSAHLNCSQHKGCDAAGLSLLLAGATWHDSVCVRCGELADEAVYLREILPAFFLHHRATGRRLRRIVNHLPSEDGRKQGGASGLSNSELQAQLSAWIASATAPRLQKLPEIVKKAGMISAGERLQNKFSRTDKNLREVCGIGNEIGPSD; this is encoded by the exons ACTCCCTTGCCGCTCCTGACCCTGGCTCTGCTGGCCGGCTTGGTGTCGCTCACAGACTCGGCCACCGCTCCGCTCCTGACCTTCAGACTGAACGACCCGGTGAGCGGCCGGGTGCTGGAGTGCGACCGCTGCCCCCCCGGGACGCACCTGGGGGCACACTGCACGCCCGTGCGCaggagcgtgtgtgtgcagtgtccgACGGGCTCGTTCACGGAGCGGTGGAACTACATCGACAGGTGTCTGCGCTGCGGCGTGTGTGCACAGAACCAGGTGGTGCGACAGGAATGTAACGCCACCAACAACTGTCAGTGTGAATGTAAACAAGGGTTCTACTACGTCACAGACATGGACATGTGTCTGCAGCACAGGGACTGTCCACCAGGAGAGGGCGCCCTCACTGCAG gaactcctgacaaagacacagagtgtCACGTCTGTCCAGACGGAACCTTCTCCGACGTCTTCTCCGCTCACCTGAACTGCTCACAACACAAGGGCTGCGACGCCGCGGGGCTGTCGCTGCTGCTCGCCGGCGCCACCTGGcatgacagcgtgtgtgtgcgctgtggAGAGCTCGCAG ACGAAGCCGTCTACCTCAGAGAAATCCTGCCCGCCTTCTTCCTGCACCACAGAGCGACGGGCAGGCGTCTGCGTCGGATCGTGAACCACCTGCCGTCTGAGGACGGAAGGAAACAGGGCGGAGCCTCGGGGCTGAGCAACTCGGAACTCCAGGCCCAGTTGAGCGCCTGGATCGCCTCCGCCACGGCGCCACGGCTCCAGAAGCTTCCAGAGATTGTGAAGAAAGCGGGAATGATCAGCGCCGGAGAACGTCTGCAGAACAAGTTCAGTAGAACCGACAAGAACCTGAGGGAGGTTTGTGGCATCGGGAACGAGATTGGACCGTCGGATTAA